Proteins from a genomic interval of Prochlorothrix hollandica PCC 9006 = CALU 1027:
- the mdh gene encoding malate dehydrogenase: protein MTEDSVASLSQSLTPPVPFSPPRVAVIGAGKVGSTLAQRLAEKEIADVTLLDVVPGLPQGIALDLMEARGVERHDRAIIGTNDYADLTAMDVVVITAGKPRLPGMSRDDLLDINGTIVAHAAQQAITHSPNALLLIVTNPLDTMAYVAWQATGLPPQRVLGMAGVLDSARFQTFIALELGVSVLDVHTMVLGTHGDAMVPLPRFCTINGVPITEFLDQDTIDRLVERTRFAGSEIVNLMKTGGAFYAPASAACGMVEAMLADRSRLLPAACYLQGEYGLKDIYLGVPCRLGRQGVEAVVELNLTDQEQDSLRSAGELVRGQIDRVRSLLKS, encoded by the coding sequence ATGACGGAAGATTCTGTGGCTAGCTTATCTCAGTCCCTCACCCCCCCAGTGCCCTTCTCGCCCCCTCGGGTCGCAGTGATTGGAGCGGGTAAAGTTGGCAGTACTTTGGCCCAGCGACTGGCGGAAAAAGAAATTGCTGATGTGACCTTGCTGGATGTGGTGCCCGGTTTACCCCAGGGCATTGCCTTAGACCTTATGGAGGCGCGGGGGGTAGAGCGCCACGATCGCGCCATCATCGGCACCAATGATTATGCTGACCTGACCGCCATGGATGTGGTGGTGATCACAGCGGGCAAACCCCGGCTCCCCGGCATGAGCCGCGATGATTTACTGGATATTAATGGCACGATCGTCGCCCATGCTGCCCAGCAGGCCATCACCCACTCCCCCAATGCTCTGCTCTTAATTGTGACCAATCCCCTAGACACCATGGCCTATGTGGCATGGCAGGCCACGGGTTTACCGCCCCAGCGGGTGTTAGGCATGGCGGGGGTGTTGGATTCTGCTCGGTTCCAAACCTTTATTGCCCTAGAACTAGGGGTCTCCGTGTTGGATGTCCACACCATGGTCTTGGGCACCCATGGGGATGCGATGGTGCCCCTACCCCGTTTTTGTACGATCAATGGGGTGCCCATTACAGAATTCCTGGATCAGGACACGATCGATCGCCTCGTGGAACGAACTCGGTTTGCCGGCAGCGAAATTGTCAACTTGATGAAAACGGGGGGAGCGTTCTATGCCCCCGCGTCAGCAGCCTGTGGGATGGTGGAGGCGATGTTGGCCGATCGATCCCGTCTGCTGCCCGCCGCTTGCTATCTCCAGGGGGAATATGGTCTCAAGGATATTTACCTGGGTGTCCCCTGTCGTTTGGGGCGACAAGGGGTAGAAGCTGTGGTGGAACTCAACCTGACGGATCAGGAGCAGGACAGCCTACGGTCAGCGGGAGAACTGGTGCGGGGCCAGATCGATCGGGTACGTTCTTTACTTAAATCCTAG
- a CDS encoding phosphoglucomutase/phosphomannomutase family protein produces MVSSFIPVLPPGPIQFGTDGWRGVIAADFTIERLYGAAVAAAQVLGEVYGSAETQPKIMVGYDRRFLSETFAQTVALAVQAAGFQPVLADTYAPTPALSWAAYDQKALGALVITASHNPGHYSGLKVKGAFGGSVPPEITAKIEHLLQTTSPPAVPPAQTWETFNPWVSYCEVLRSKVNIGSIQAAVNSGKLRVFVDVMYGAAAGGMAQLLGVAVEELHGQRDPLFGGGAPEPLPRHLADLFRTIRSDRGPGLKVGLVFDGDADRIAAVDGSGEFLSSQVLIPILIEHLAVRQKLQGTVIKTVSGSDLMPKVAELYGCPVAETAVGYKYIADRMLTTAVLLGGEESGGIGYGNHIPERDGLLSALYLLEAMVESESELGQLYGQLQEKTGFSSAYDRIDLPLSSMAVRDRVQTTLQTTPPTTIAGQTVIDCLTTDGFKFRLADQRWLMVRFSGTEPLLRLYCEGATPKVVQETLAWAKEWASQL; encoded by the coding sequence ATGGTTTCTTCTTTTATTCCGGTTCTGCCCCCTGGGCCGATTCAATTTGGTACCGATGGCTGGCGGGGTGTCATTGCTGCGGACTTCACGATCGAACGCCTTTATGGGGCAGCAGTGGCAGCAGCCCAGGTCTTGGGAGAGGTCTATGGCTCAGCGGAGACTCAGCCCAAAATTATGGTGGGCTACGATCGCCGATTTCTCTCGGAAACCTTTGCCCAAACAGTGGCCCTAGCAGTCCAGGCGGCGGGATTCCAGCCGGTGCTAGCAGACACCTATGCCCCCACCCCCGCCTTAAGTTGGGCTGCCTATGACCAAAAAGCCCTGGGGGCGTTGGTCATCACCGCCAGCCACAACCCTGGCCACTACTCCGGGCTAAAGGTCAAGGGAGCCTTTGGCGGATCAGTGCCCCCAGAGATCACCGCCAAAATTGAGCACCTGCTCCAGACCACTAGTCCCCCAGCGGTACCCCCAGCCCAAACCTGGGAAACCTTTAACCCCTGGGTCAGCTACTGTGAAGTTCTGCGCAGTAAGGTCAATATTGGGTCGATCCAAGCAGCGGTAAACAGCGGCAAACTGCGGGTGTTTGTCGATGTCATGTATGGGGCAGCAGCGGGGGGCATGGCCCAACTGTTGGGGGTGGCCGTTGAGGAACTCCATGGGCAACGGGATCCCCTCTTTGGCGGCGGTGCCCCCGAACCCTTGCCCCGGCATTTAGCAGATTTATTTCGCACCATTCGCAGCGATCGCGGCCCAGGGCTGAAGGTGGGTCTTGTGTTTGATGGGGATGCCGATCGCATTGCGGCGGTGGATGGCTCCGGGGAGTTTCTTAGTTCCCAAGTGCTGATTCCCATTCTGATTGAGCATTTGGCAGTGCGCCAAAAGCTGCAAGGGACGGTGATCAAAACCGTCAGTGGCTCCGACCTCATGCCCAAGGTGGCAGAACTGTACGGTTGCCCCGTGGCGGAAACGGCAGTGGGCTATAAATACATTGCCGATCGCATGTTAACCACGGCAGTGCTCTTGGGGGGGGAAGAGTCTGGGGGCATTGGCTACGGGAACCATATTCCAGAACGGGATGGTCTGCTGTCGGCCCTCTATTTGTTGGAAGCTATGGTGGAATCTGAATCAGAACTGGGGCAGCTTTACGGTCAATTACAGGAGAAAACAGGGTTTAGCTCTGCCTACGATCGCATTGATTTGCCCTTAAGCAGTATGGCCGTGCGCGATCGGGTTCAAACCACCCTCCAAACCACCCCCCCGACCACCATCGCCGGACAGACCGTCATCGACTGCCTCACCACCGATGGTTTTAAGTTTCGCTTGGCGGATCAACGGTGGCTCATGGTGCGCTTCAGTGGAACGGAACCCTTACTCCGGCTCTATTGCGAAGGGGCAACCCCCAAGGTGGTGCAAGAAACCTTGGCCTGGGCCAAGGAGTGGGCTAGTCAATTGTGA
- a CDS encoding AbrB family transcriptional regulator, which produces MSNPLTGEVLLQKVKDLGNMPKEDKARACGYATKTKGGVDRVNMMKFLNALIDAEGIELDGRNKDANGQGGRSASYRIAVQANGNLLIGPAYTKQMDLHPGDEFQITLGRKHIKLTQLNEED; this is translated from the coding sequence ATGAGTAATCCCCTAACTGGAGAAGTCTTACTACAGAAAGTTAAAGACTTGGGTAATATGCCTAAGGAAGACAAGGCCCGTGCCTGTGGTTATGCCACCAAAACCAAAGGTGGTGTCGATCGCGTCAACATGATGAAGTTCCTCAACGCCCTCATTGATGCAGAAGGCATTGAGCTGGACGGCAGAAATAAGGATGCCAATGGACAGGGTGGACGCAGCGCCAGTTACCGCATTGCCGTCCAGGCCAATGGTAACTTGTTGATCGGCCCTGCCTACACCAAGCAAATGGACTTGCACCCTGGGGACGAGTTCCAGATTACCCTAGGCCGTAAGCACATTAAGCTAACACAACTGAACGAGGAAGATTAG
- a CDS encoding DUF3134 domain-containing protein → MTVKNPALQEYPRYQAAPVLPSTGNASILDWLEATGRLLPREVTDPDYAAEDAEEIEGLMVDDNSFEEDDDDDDFDGDD, encoded by the coding sequence ATGACAGTTAAAAATCCCGCTCTCCAAGAATATCCCCGCTACCAAGCGGCTCCCGTGTTGCCGTCTACGGGGAATGCTTCGATTTTGGACTGGCTGGAAGCAACCGGTCGGTTATTGCCTCGGGAGGTCACCGATCCTGATTATGCGGCAGAAGATGCTGAAGAAATTGAAGGGCTGATGGTCGATGACAACAGCTTTGAGGAAGACGATGATGATGATGATTTTGATGGAGATGACTAA
- a CDS encoding S-layer homology domain-containing protein codes for MLLVRFILSLIPRQSPQEPPQDRGLNRRRSAALGLVVATLFLQSCAGTGLGSAVERALSSGNSTGTPAPSPGQDPPSPEIPNPEPSPNPDVSTPDVSTPVEDPLSSPETNATADSPGGVVSRDLSANEVVLSLDPAQSSALVDLTTAPLALQPAIRDVIALGSLVLTSSPAPNTLPFPFDQALTRREFVRWLVTTNNIVYANRPAQQIRLAVATETPVFQDVSSQDPDFGAIQGLANAGIIASTLRGDLTAVQFQPNLPLTREALLQWKVPLDLRQGLPTATIEAIQQTWGFQDTARISAPALGVVLADFQNGDLSNIRRVFGYTKLFQPQKTVTRAEAAAALWYFGFQGQGVSAAEGQPLAEPTSPSPTPQVSPSPN; via the coding sequence GTGCTATTAGTTCGTTTTATTTTGTCCCTGATCCCACGGCAATCGCCCCAAGAACCACCCCAAGATCGAGGTTTAAACCGGCGCAGATCCGCCGCCCTGGGCCTGGTGGTGGCCACCCTCTTCTTGCAATCCTGTGCAGGGACAGGTTTGGGATCGGCGGTGGAGCGGGCACTGTCCTCCGGCAATTCTACCGGGACCCCAGCCCCATCCCCAGGACAGGATCCCCCCAGCCCTGAGATCCCGAACCCCGAACCCTCCCCGAACCCCGATGTCAGTACCCCCGATGTCAGTACCCCAGTCGAGGATCCTCTCTCTTCTCCAGAGACCAACGCTACAGCCGACAGTCCTGGGGGGGTGGTATCCCGCGATTTATCAGCCAATGAAGTGGTCTTAAGTTTAGATCCCGCCCAATCCTCAGCACTGGTCGATCTGACCACCGCTCCCCTGGCCCTGCAACCCGCTATTCGGGATGTGATCGCCCTGGGCAGTTTAGTCCTAACGTCATCTCCAGCCCCCAACACTCTGCCCTTTCCCTTCGATCAAGCCTTGACTCGTCGAGAGTTTGTCCGCTGGTTGGTCACCACCAATAACATCGTCTATGCCAATCGTCCGGCTCAGCAAATTCGGTTGGCAGTAGCCACGGAAACCCCGGTTTTTCAGGATGTATCGTCCCAAGATCCTGATTTTGGAGCCATTCAAGGATTAGCCAATGCCGGGATCATTGCCAGTACCCTCAGGGGTGACCTAACCGCTGTCCAATTTCAGCCCAATTTACCCCTCACACGGGAAGCGTTGTTGCAATGGAAGGTGCCCTTAGATTTGCGCCAAGGACTACCGACGGCGACGATCGAAGCCATTCAACAAACCTGGGGCTTCCAAGATACTGCCCGCATCAGTGCCCCAGCCCTGGGGGTAGTCTTGGCAGATTTCCAAAACGGAGATCTGTCCAACATTCGCCGAGTTTTTGGCTATACCAAGCTCTTCCAACCCCAAAAAACCGTCACCCGTGCTGAGGCGGCAGCGGCCCTGTGGTATTTCGGCTTCCAAGGCCAGGGGGTTTCGGCAGCGGAGGGGCAACCCTTAGCAGAACCCACCAGTCCCTCCCCCACCCCCCAGGTCAGTCCTTCCCCCAATTAG
- a CDS encoding VOC family protein: MRDQLPWLGSGFVAIAALDLEPLIQFYRRLWQQDPHPYEGDRYGEFHLGSLRLVLFRPQGSQGASFAPTPPGSLSICVTVRDLAAAIAHCQDLGLTVDPPLKASHGQEFQIRDPLGNRIIFYQPT; encoded by the coding sequence TGGCTAGGATCGGGGTTTGTGGCGATCGCGGCCCTGGATCTGGAGCCATTAATCCAGTTTTACCGGCGGCTCTGGCAGCAGGATCCCCATCCCTATGAGGGCGATCGCTATGGGGAGTTTCACCTTGGCTCTTTGCGTCTGGTCCTCTTTCGTCCCCAAGGTTCCCAAGGGGCTAGCTTTGCTCCCACTCCCCCTGGCAGTTTGAGTATTTGTGTCACGGTGAGGGATTTGGCGGCGGCGATCGCCCATTGCCAGGATCTAGGCTTAACCGTAGATCCCCCCTTAAAAGCCAGCCATGGTCAAGAGTTTCAGATTCGAGATCCCCTCGGTAATCGCATTATCTTTTATCAGCCCACATAG
- a CDS encoding Rrf2 family transcriptional regulator — translation MKLTTRGHYSVKALLDLSLQPDYGPASVRAIAQRQDLPSPYLEKLLIQLRHAGLVHSVRGAHGGYRLARAPAAISLGQILEAVGETIEPLPHHHPNHQQAEDWVTLTLWKRLHQKLKEALYSISLADLYYDARSWQASQGEGHQFVI, via the coding sequence ATGAAACTGACGACCCGTGGCCATTACAGTGTGAAAGCCCTGCTTGATCTGAGTTTGCAACCGGACTATGGTCCGGCCTCGGTTAGGGCCATTGCCCAGCGCCAAGATCTACCGTCCCCCTATTTAGAAAAATTACTGATTCAATTGCGCCACGCTGGTTTAGTGCATTCTGTGCGCGGTGCCCATGGGGGCTACCGTCTTGCCCGTGCCCCTGCGGCCATTTCCTTAGGTCAAATTCTTGAAGCCGTGGGGGAAACCATTGAACCCCTACCCCACCATCACCCGAATCATCAACAGGCCGAAGACTGGGTTACCTTGACCCTCTGGAAACGGCTTCACCAAAAACTAAAAGAAGCCCTTTATAGCATTTCCCTGGCTGATCTTTACTATGATGCCCGCAGTTGGCAAGCATCCCAAGGGGAGGGTCACCAGTTTGTCATTTAG
- the ruvC gene encoding crossover junction endodeoxyribonuclease RuvC, whose translation MTKTKRILGLDPGLATLGFGAIEGLPQDPETLQVLDFGVIKTTAGTPLGDRLATIYDDLTTVIQQVQPDVVILEKFFFYRMSSTILVAQARGVIVLVLAQQTMPFLEFTPAQVKQAIAGYGNADKRAVQEAVARELNLTCIPKPDDAADALALALTGWFQPPSG comes from the coding sequence TTGACTAAAACCAAGCGCATCTTAGGCTTAGATCCAGGGTTGGCAACCTTGGGGTTTGGGGCGATCGAGGGTCTGCCCCAGGACCCGGAGACCTTACAGGTTCTGGACTTTGGGGTGATCAAAACCACCGCTGGGACTCCCCTGGGGGATCGTCTGGCTACCATTTATGATGACCTAACCACCGTCATTCAGCAGGTTCAGCCCGATGTGGTGATCCTGGAAAAATTCTTTTTCTATCGCATGAGTAGCACCATTCTGGTGGCCCAGGCACGGGGAGTGATTGTGTTGGTGCTGGCCCAGCAGACGATGCCCTTTTTGGAATTCACCCCAGCCCAAGTTAAGCAGGCGATCGCAGGCTATGGTAACGCCGATAAACGGGCCGTGCAGGAGGCTGTGGCCCGAGAGCTAAACCTAACCTGTATTCCTAAGCCCGATGATGCAGCGGATGCCCTGGCTTTAGCCTTGACGGGCTGGTTTCAGCCCCCATCTGGATGA
- the cbiB gene encoding adenosylcobinamide-phosphate synthase CbiB, whose product MLSIAILGLAAGLDFILGDPWGWTHPVQVMGWAIDRGKARLLAWEAWSQGQRWGGVALTVAVVGGSGGVGWLLVAGGNVLDPRLGGAIATVLLASCFAGRSLRHAAQSVLEPLRLGDLDLARSHLALYVGRDTTDLSEAEILRAVLETVTENAVDGVLAPLFYGLVGAAIPGLGSVPLALAYKAASTLDSMVGYRAAPYTHLGWFSARFEDGFTWLPCRCAVVTLALLSGQPRRVLAVCRRDAPQDPSPNAGWSECVYAAIVGVQMGGVNRYGGQLKTKPLLGDPLRPISPDRIREAMALTRLCFLVWLGLGCAILWGLSLV is encoded by the coding sequence ATGTTATCTATCGCAATTTTAGGACTGGCCGCTGGCCTAGATTTCATCCTAGGGGATCCCTGGGGTTGGACCCATCCGGTGCAGGTCATGGGCTGGGCGATCGATCGCGGGAAAGCCCGCCTTTTAGCCTGGGAAGCCTGGAGCCAAGGGCAGCGGTGGGGGGGAGTAGCGTTAACCGTTGCCGTGGTGGGGGGCAGTGGGGGGGTGGGATGGCTCTTGGTGGCGGGGGGGAACGTTCTGGATCCCCGGTTGGGGGGGGCGATCGCCACCGTATTGCTGGCCAGTTGTTTTGCGGGTCGGAGCTTACGCCATGCGGCCCAGTCGGTGTTGGAACCTCTCCGGCTGGGGGATCTCGATCTGGCTCGATCGCACCTGGCGTTGTATGTGGGGCGAGACACCACTGATCTGTCGGAGGCTGAAATCCTGAGGGCGGTGCTGGAAACCGTCACCGAAAATGCCGTCGATGGGGTGTTAGCGCCGTTATTTTATGGGCTGGTGGGGGCTGCAATTCCAGGGTTGGGCAGTGTGCCCTTGGCCTTAGCCTACAAAGCCGCTAGCACCTTAGATTCCATGGTGGGCTACCGCGCAGCCCCCTATACTCACCTGGGCTGGTTCAGCGCCCGCTTTGAGGATGGGTTCACCTGGCTACCCTGTCGCTGTGCGGTGGTGACCTTGGCCCTCCTATCGGGACAACCCCGGCGAGTGTTAGCTGTCTGTCGGCGGGATGCTCCCCAGGATCCCAGTCCCAATGCAGGCTGGAGTGAATGTGTCTATGCGGCCATTGTGGGGGTGCAGATGGGGGGGGTGAATCGCTATGGCGGGCAACTGAAAACAAAGCCCCTGTTGGGGGATCCCCTGCGGCCCATTAGCCCCGATCGCATTCGGGAAGCCATGGCCCTGACTCGCCTCTGTTTTCTGGTGTGGCTGGGGTTGGGCTGTGCCATTCTCTGGGGCTTGAGCCTAGTCTAG
- a CDS encoding RecQ family ATP-dependent DNA helicase: protein MSNPSHPKPQRSQASGSSAGPGEPPPQWHQVQAAFQRIWGYSDFRSPQGEIVQALIQGQDALVVMPTGGGKSICFQLPALLHTGLTLVISPLVALMENQVADLHQKRLPAALLHSQLSKSQRQTTLTSLEQGRLRLLYLSPETLFSPPVWQRLQAPDLRIQGLMLDEAHCLVQWGDTFRPDYRRLGSVRPALLRHKPPGTRLTIAAFTATADPETQASLCQVLQLRRPQKFILNPYRPQLTLGVHYTWSPRQRWERIHHYLSQRSPQSQESGLIYVRTRQDGENLAEKLRNLGHKTLAYHGGLKGAERRRIEGDWMAHRLPFVVSTNAFGMGVDNPRVRWVIHYQVPLLLAEYIQEVGRAGRDGKPAEALAFISEPTGWLDPSDRQRWRFFQEQQQRQHHNALRLANKIPPQGTIQLIQEQFPQGTMALGLLHSLDRLQWQDPFTYRILQTPRSKFTQAHGPKAKNPSQAMAHYLHNRRHCRWGLLLQAFGFQPRKAQCGHCDNCLRSQRPLPRSG from the coding sequence ATGTCTAACCCATCCCATCCCAAACCCCAGAGATCCCAGGCTTCAGGGTCCTCCGCTGGCCCTGGGGAACCGCCACCCCAGTGGCATCAGGTTCAAGCGGCTTTCCAGAGAATCTGGGGCTATAGTGATTTTCGATCGCCCCAGGGGGAAATTGTCCAAGCCCTGATCCAAGGCCAAGATGCCCTAGTGGTCATGCCCACCGGTGGGGGTAAGTCCATTTGTTTCCAACTACCCGCTCTGCTGCACACCGGACTCACCCTCGTTATTTCCCCCCTAGTGGCCCTGATGGAAAACCAGGTGGCGGATCTCCACCAGAAACGCTTACCGGCTGCCCTGCTCCATAGTCAACTGTCCAAATCCCAACGCCAGACAACCCTCACCAGCCTGGAACAGGGTCGGCTCCGTCTCCTCTACTTGTCCCCTGAGACCCTCTTTAGTCCCCCGGTCTGGCAACGGCTCCAGGCTCCGGATTTACGAATTCAGGGGTTAATGCTGGACGAAGCCCATTGTTTGGTGCAGTGGGGGGACACGTTTCGCCCCGATTACCGCCGCCTCGGTAGTGTGCGGCCTGCTCTTTTGCGCCACAAACCCCCCGGTACTCGCCTGACCATCGCCGCCTTTACCGCCACCGCTGACCCTGAGACCCAGGCGAGTCTCTGCCAGGTTCTCCAACTGCGACGACCCCAGAAATTTATCCTCAATCCCTACCGTCCCCAACTGACCCTGGGGGTTCACTACACTTGGTCTCCTCGCCAACGCTGGGAGCGGATCCACCACTACCTCAGCCAGCGATCGCCCCAATCCCAGGAGTCGGGCCTAATCTATGTGCGCACCCGCCAAGATGGGGAAAACCTGGCCGAAAAACTGCGGAACCTGGGCCACAAAACCCTGGCTTACCATGGGGGACTGAAGGGGGCAGAACGGCGGCGCATTGAAGGGGACTGGATGGCCCATCGCCTGCCCTTTGTGGTATCCACCAATGCTTTTGGCATGGGGGTGGACAATCCCCGTGTCCGCTGGGTGATCCACTACCAGGTTCCCCTGTTGTTGGCGGAGTATATTCAGGAAGTGGGACGGGCCGGACGCGATGGGAAACCCGCCGAGGCTCTGGCCTTCATTAGCGAACCGACGGGCTGGCTGGATCCCAGCGATCGTCAGCGGTGGCGATTTTTCCAAGAGCAACAACAACGGCAACACCACAATGCCCTGCGTCTGGCCAACAAAATTCCTCCCCAGGGAACCATTCAACTGATCCAAGAGCAGTTTCCCCAGGGAACCATGGCCCTTGGTTTGCTCCACAGCCTCGATCGACTCCAATGGCAGGATCCCTTTACCTATCGCATTCTACAGACCCCCCGATCTAAGTTCACCCAGGCCCATGGCCCTAAGGCTAAAAATCCCAGTCAAGCCATGGCCCACTACCTCCACAACCGTCGCCATTGCCGTTGGGGGTTACTGCTCCAAGCCTTTGGTTTCCAACCCCGAAAAGCCCAGTGCGGTCACTGTGACAACTGTCTGCGATCGCAGCGCCCCTTGCCCCGCTCAGGATGA
- a CDS encoding DarT ssDNA thymidine ADP-ribosyltransferase family protein: MLSHNEAYRQGLIEADISDPNVQDIRANTVDPCYDRPLHDYVPLYFSPRNPMLYRRREIQEDIVILGLDPRLLSEPNIILQMEMLLQVRQFLHRHLNA, from the coding sequence TTGCTGTCTCATAACGAAGCGTATAGGCAGGGATTAATAGAAGCAGACATTTCAGATCCTAATGTTCAAGATATTCGAGCGAATACGGTAGATCCTTGTTACGACAGACCATTGCACGACTACGTACCTCTATATTTCTCACCGAGAAACCCGATGCTTTACAGACGGCGAGAAATACAAGAAGACATCGTTATTCTAGGACTCGACCCTCGACTGCTTTCAGAGCCTAATATTATTTTACAGATGGAAATGCTGCTGCAAGTGAGACAATTTTTACACAGACATCTCAATGCTTGA
- a CDS encoding IS1 family transposase, with protein sequence MPKCCPKCDHPHFVKNGFVGETQRFKCKSCHYQFTTEQLERGKPLWMKLEAVLLYLGGLSLNATAKHLDVSVQSVLNWVRDFAKANYEKPEPEKVVVVELDEFWHFVGSKKRVWIWKAYDRDHGRLIDWELGDRDRETLEKLLERLSQWEVTVYCTDHWKGFEAPLGNHSEAHHVATKTETLAIQRNNSDQRHWFARFRRKSKVVSKSEEMVELTMALFAKFHVNGSIDLLRNWRLSLLT encoded by the coding sequence ATGCCTAAGTGCTGCCCGAAATGTGATCACCCTCACTTTGTGAAAAATGGGTTTGTTGGGGAAACTCAGCGGTTTAAGTGTAAATCCTGTCACTACCAGTTCACGACGGAGCAACTGGAGCGAGGAAAACCGTTGTGGATGAAGTTAGAAGCAGTCCTGCTCTATCTCGGCGGTTTGTCCCTGAATGCCACGGCGAAGCATCTCGACGTATCCGTGCAGTCCGTGCTGAACTGGGTTCGAGACTTTGCCAAAGCGAACTATGAGAAGCCAGAACCTGAGAAAGTGGTTGTGGTCGAGTTAGATGAGTTCTGGCATTTTGTGGGGTCAAAAAAACGAGTTTGGATCTGGAAAGCATATGACCGTGATCATGGGCGACTCATTGACTGGGAACTGGGGGATCGTGATCGTGAGACCTTAGAAAAACTGTTGGAGCGTTTAAGCCAATGGGAGGTCACCGTATACTGTACAGACCATTGGAAAGGCTTTGAAGCCCCTCTGGGGAATCATTCGGAGGCCCATCATGTGGCCACCAAGACCGAGACTCTAGCCATTCAACGGAACAACTCAGACCAGCGCCATTGGTTTGCTCGCTTCAGAAGAAAAAGCAAGGTTGTCTCTAAAAGTGAGGAAATGGTCGAACTGACCATGGCATTATTTGCGAAGTTTCACGTCAATGGCAGTATTGACTTGCTACGCAACTGGCGACTCTCATTACTTACTTGA